Proteins from a single region of Callospermophilus lateralis isolate mCalLat2 chromosome Y, mCalLat2.hap1, whole genome shotgun sequence:
- the Gtpbp6 gene encoding putative GTP-binding protein 6, whose translation MWALRAAVRPGLRLFRGGRGRLVSRAAPPPPCPVRALAATGRYGPGDREGPGSAERSKANGRTTRAGEDEEEPEDEGEEEEEEEEEELLRSDPLLPAGTQRVCLVHPEVKWGAGKPQLTRAEWQVAEAQALVHTLAGWSVVETLVVSTKTPERKLIFGKGNFEHLTERIRGSPKITCVFLNVERLSPPTKKELEAAWGVRVFDRFTVVLHIFRCHARTTEARLQVALAEIPLLRSNLKNDVAVSGRGGGGSRYIMGSGESFLQLRQRLLREKEVKLRRALERLRSKRQLLRRQRTKREFPVVAVVGYTNCGKTTLIRALTGDEAAQPRDQLFATLDITAHAGSLPSRMTVLYMDTIGFLSQLPHGLIESFSATLEDVAHSDLIVHVRDVSHPETELQKVSVLSALRGLGLPAPLLDSVVEVHNKVDLVPGYRPPDPSAVAVSALLGQGLEELRAGLEEAVLRATGRQVLTLRIKLAGPQLSWLYKEATVQQVDVLPEAGAAHVKVIISNAAYGKFRKLFPG comes from the exons ATGTGGGCCCTGCGGGCCGCCGTCCGCCCGGGGCTGCGACTCTTCCGTGGAGGCCGCGGCCGCCTGGTTTCCAGGGCCGCGCCGCCGCCGCCCTGCCCCGTGCGCGCGCTCGCCGCCACCGGCCGTTATGGCCCGGGGGACCGGGAGGGGCCGGGGAGCGCAGAGCGGAGTAAAGCGAATGGTCGGACCACACGCGCCGGAGAGGATGAGGAAGAGCCCGAAgacgagggggaggaggaggaggaggaggaggaggaggagctgctcAGGAGCGACCCTCTGCTGCCGGCCGGGACCCAGCGCGTGTGCTTGGTTCACCCTGAGGTCAAGTGGGGAGCCGGGAAGCCGCAGCTGACCAGAG CCGAGTGGCAGGTGGCCGAAGCCCAGGCTCTGGTCCACACACTGGCTGGCTGGTCTGTGGTGGAGACTCTAGTGGTGTCCACCAAAACGCCTGAGAGGAAGCTCATCTTTGGCAAAGGGAACTTTGAGCACCTGACAG AAAGAATCAGAGGGTCTCCAAAAATCACGTGCGTGTTCCTGAACGTGGAGAGGCTGTCCCCGCCCACCAAG AAAGAGCTGGAGGCCGCCTGGGGCGTGCGGGTGTTCGACCGCTTCACCGTGGTTCTGCACATCTTCCGCTGCCACGCGCGCACCACGGAGGCGCGGCTGCAGGTGGCGCTGGCCGAGATCCCGCTGCTCAG GTCGAACCTGAAGAACGACGTGGCTGTCTCGGGCCGAGGCGGCGGGGGCTCCCGGTACATCATGGGGTCCG GAGAGTCCTTCCTGCAGCTGCGGCAGCGCCTCCTGAGGGAGAAGGAGGTGAAGCTCCGGAGGGCCCTGGAGAGGCTGCGCAGCAAGAGGCAGCTCCTGCGGAGGCAGCGCACCAAGCGCGAGTTCCCGGTGGTCGCCGTGGTCGGGTACACGAACTGCG GGAAAACCACGCTGATCAGGGCCCTGACCGGTGACGAGGCCGCGCAGCCTCGGGACCAGCTGTTTGCCACACTGGACATCACGGCCCATGCAGGATCCCTGCCCTCGCGCATGACCGTCCTCTACATGGACACCATCGGCTTCCTCTCCCAGCTGCCCCACGGCCTGATCGAGTCCTTCTCTGCCACCCTGGAGGATGTGGCCCACTCG GATCTCATTGTGCACGTGAGAGACGTCAGCCACCCCGAGACGGAGCTGCAGAAAGTCAGCGTCCTGTCTGCCCTGCGGGGCCTGGGCCTGCCCGCCCCTCTGCTGGACTCCGTGGTGGAAGTGCACAACAAGGTGGATCTGGTCCCGGG GTACCGGCCCCCAGACCCGAGCGCAGTGGCCGTGTCCGCCCTCCTGGGGCAGGGGCTGGAGGAGCTGAGGGCGGGCCTGGAGGAGGCCGTGCTGAGAGCCACCGGGAGGCAGGTGCTCACCCTGCGCATCAAGCTGGCCGGGCCGCAGCTCAG CTGGCTTTACAAGGAGGCCACGGTGCAGCAGGTGGACGTGCTGCCTGAGGCGGGGGCAGCCCACGTGAAGGTCATCATCAGCAACGCGGCCTATGGCAAGTTCCGGAAGCTCTTCCCAGGATGA
- the Plcxd1 gene encoding PI-PLC X domain-containing protein 1 yields the protein MLEGSEKNLHFVHMVYTTALVEDTLTEISEWLEQHPREVVILACRNFEGMTEDLHEYLVACIKNIFGDMLCPRGELPTLRQLWARGQQVLLSYEDEASVRRHPELWPGIPYWWGNKVKSEALIRYLEDMKSCGRPGGLFVAGTNLTENLEYVLAHPAGSLKEVTLSSLSALGAWVREQCPGPGARCTNIIAGDFVGADSFVGDVIGLNQKLLWG from the exons ATGCTGGAGGGCTCGGAGAAGAACCTGCACTTCGTACACATGGTGTACACGACGGCGCTGGTGGAG GACACCCTCACGGAGATCTCCGAGTGGCTGGAGCAGCACCCCCGGGAGGTGGTCATCCTGGCCTGCAGGAACTTCGAGGGGATGACGGAGGACCTGCATGAGTACCTGGTGGCCTGCATCAAGAACATCTTTGGGGACATGCTGTGCCCCCGAGGG GAGCTGCCCACGCTGCGGCAGCTGTGGGCGCGGGGCCAGCAGGTCCTGCTGTCCTACGAGGACGAGGCCTCGGTGCGGCGGCACCCGGAGCTGTGGCCGGGAATCCCCTACTGGTGGGGCAACAAGGTGAAGTCGGAGGCCCTGATCcgctacctggaggacatgaagagCTGCGGCCGCCCGG GGGGCCTGTTCGTGGCCGGCACCAACCTCACCGAGAACCTGGAGTACGTGCTGGCGCACCCGGCCGGgtccctgaaggaggtgaccctgTCCAGCCTGTCCGCGCTCGGCGCCTGGGTCCGCGAGCAGTGCCCGGGGCCCGGCGCCCGCTGCACCAACATCATCGCCGGCGACTTCGTGGGCGCCGACAGCTTCGTCGGCGACGTCATCGGGCTCAACCAGAAGCTGCTGTGGGGCTGA